The following is a genomic window from Pseudomonas sp. FP2335.
GGTTGGATCGTAGATCAGCAACACAGCGACCAAAGCAATCCGTTTGCTCTTGACTCCCGATTGGGAGTGTCATGAAGGTGAAGCTTCATGGCGAGGGCGATCAACAAAAACAAGAAGCCCGCAATCAATAATAAAAATAGAGCACGCAACTACTTCTGGGGGAGCTTCGGCTCCCCTTGTAGTTTCCGGAATTTGACCACCAAAGGCTTATGGCGCAATGCCTGTAGCTTGTTCCTACACCATCCCCTGACTAAATGCTAGAATCCCCGCCCATCATGCGGTCATTCTTCGTTATGGCCGAACATTCCTTCAAACAGTGCATCCCATGCTGAAGAAGTTGTTCCAGTCATTCCGTTCCCCCTTGCGTCGTACGCAACACAAACGCAGCACGCCTGAAGTGCTCAATAGCAGCCAGCATTCGCTGCAACGCGCTCAATTCAGCCGTTATGCGGTGAATATCGTCGAACGCTTGCAGAACGCTGGCTACCAGGCTTACCTGGTCGGCGGCTGTGTGCGCGACATGTTGCTCAACATCACGCCCAAGGATTTCGACGTCGCCACCAGCGCCACGCCTGAACAAGTGCGCGCCGAGTTCCGCAATGCGCGCATCATCGGCCGTCGCTTCAAGCTGGTGCACATCCACTTTGGTCGCGAGATCATCGAGGTCGCGACCTTCCGCGCCGGCCACCCGCAAAACGATGAAGAGGAAGACACCAACCAGTCTTCCCGCAACGAAAGCGGACGCATCCTGCGCGATAACGTCTATGGCAGCCTGGAAGAAGACGCGCAACGTCGCGACTTCACCATCAACGCCCTCTATTACGACCCGGTCAGCGAGCGCATCCTCGATTACGCCAACGGCGTACACGACATTCGCAACAACCTGATCCGCCTGATCGGCGACCCGACGCAGCGCTACCAGGAAGACCCGGTGCGCATGCTGCGGGCGGTGCGGTTTGCCGCCAAGCTGAACTTCGGTATCGAGAAACACACCGCCGCGCCGATTCGCGAGCTGGCACCGATGCTGCGGGAAATCCCTTCGGCGCGCCTGTTCGAAGAAGTGCTCAAGCTGTTCCTCTCGGGCCACGCCGCCGATACCTTCGAAATGCTCGTCGACCTGCAGTTGTTCGACCCCCTGTTCCCGGCCAGCGCCGAGGCGTTGGAGTACAACCCGACGTACACCCACACGCTGATCAGCGAGGCATTGATCAACACCGACCTGCGCATCAAGCAGAACAAACCGGTGACCCCGGCTTTCCTGTTTGCTGCCTTGCTGTGGCCTGCCCTGCCGAAACGCGTCCTGCGCCTGCAAGAGCGCGGCATGCCGCCGATTCCGGCCATGCAGGAAGCGGCTCACGAGCTGATTGCCGAGCAGTGCCAGCGCATTGCCATTCCCAAACGTTTCACCATGCCGATCCGCGAGATCTGGGACATGCAGGAGCGCCTGCCGCGCCGCAGCGGCAAACGCGCCGACCTGCTGCTCGACAACCCGCGCTTCCGTGCCGGCTACGACTTCCTGCTGCTGCGCGAAAGCGCCGGCGAACAGACCGACGGCCTGGGCGAATGGTGGACCGATTATCAGGACGCCAATGACAGCGAGCGCCGCGACATGATCCGCGACCTCGGCAGCAAAGGCGATGGCGCCAGCGAAGGGCCCAAGAAACGCCGACGCAGCGGCAGCAAGCGCAAACGCAGCGCGGCCGACGCCTCGGGCGAATAAACCGTGGAACGTATCTACATCGGGTTGGGCAGCAACCTGGCTGCCCCGGACCAGCAATTGCGCAGCGCCATCGAGGCGCTGGCGTTATTGCCCTGCACCACGCTCGTCGGCGTGTCCGCCTTCTATCAAAGCGATTCCTTGCTCCCGGGCCAACCGCGCTACACCAACGCGGTGGCCGCGCTGGACAGCGACCTCGCGCCGCTGGCCCTGCTGGATGCGCTGCAGGCCATCGAAAACGACCAGGGCCGCGAGCGCCTTGAGCGTTGGGGCCCACGCACGCTGGACCTGGACATCCTGCTGTTTGGCGATCGCCTGATCGACGAACCGCGCCTCAAGGTGCCGCACTACCAGATGCACCTGCGGCCCTTCGTGCTGTACCCGCTGGCCGAACTGGCGCCGAGCACCCTGCAGTTATCCGACGGCCGGCAACTCAGTGACCTGTTGGCTGCGTGCCCATTCGTCGGACTGGAACGCATCCTTCCAGACTGACTCGATCAATGTGGGCGCTTCGGCACTGTAAAAACGGCTGATCCCTGCTGAATCGCATCAGTAACAGCGGTAACACCGTCATCGTAACAATGCGGTAACACATCCAATTGACTTCCCGTGTCCTCCTCACGACTATAGGCGTCCCGCTGCCGCCAACCCGGCACTGAAGGGCGCAATCCAGGCCTTATAAGCACTGCTCTCAAGACAGTGCGCCTGTATAAACGAAGACTCACGCGCGTTACTCGCTGTTTCCAAGCGCCTGAACGAGGACCCTTTTCATGCCAGACATTACCCTGACCACCTTGCAGAGCCTCAAGCTCAAAGGTGAAAAAATCACCATGCTGACCTGCTACGACGCCA
Proteins encoded in this region:
- a CDS encoding polynucleotide adenylyltransferase PcnB, which translates into the protein MLKKLFQSFRSPLRRTQHKRSTPEVLNSSQHSLQRAQFSRYAVNIVERLQNAGYQAYLVGGCVRDMLLNITPKDFDVATSATPEQVRAEFRNARIIGRRFKLVHIHFGREIIEVATFRAGHPQNDEEEDTNQSSRNESGRILRDNVYGSLEEDAQRRDFTINALYYDPVSERILDYANGVHDIRNNLIRLIGDPTQRYQEDPVRMLRAVRFAAKLNFGIEKHTAAPIRELAPMLREIPSARLFEEVLKLFLSGHAADTFEMLVDLQLFDPLFPASAEALEYNPTYTHTLISEALINTDLRIKQNKPVTPAFLFAALLWPALPKRVLRLQERGMPPIPAMQEAAHELIAEQCQRIAIPKRFTMPIREIWDMQERLPRRSGKRADLLLDNPRFRAGYDFLLLRESAGEQTDGLGEWWTDYQDANDSERRDMIRDLGSKGDGASEGPKKRRRSGSKRKRSAADASGE
- the folK gene encoding 2-amino-4-hydroxy-6-hydroxymethyldihydropteridine diphosphokinase; this translates as MERIYIGLGSNLAAPDQQLRSAIEALALLPCTTLVGVSAFYQSDSLLPGQPRYTNAVAALDSDLAPLALLDALQAIENDQGRERLERWGPRTLDLDILLFGDRLIDEPRLKVPHYQMHLRPFVLYPLAELAPSTLQLSDGRQLSDLLAACPFVGLERILPD